TTTTTCACCAATTGCACCACATCATCCGCATATTCGGCATGTTCGTGCTTGCCGGTACGCGAACGGGAAATTACAAACACACTTTTATCGGCATGCGGCAGCGCGCCTCCAAACGAAAGCACCTTGTCGAATGTTTTGCGTCCCCATATTACGGTGTCAATCTCCTGCAAAAAAGCAGCATAGCCAAAATCCTCACCGGGCGTTTCCACCACAGATAAAAAATCAATATTATCGTCTTTGCCGGCAATGTAACCGTCGAGACTCATCGCGATATAGAGATTTACTTTTCTGTCCATGATTGTATTCTGTTACAATATGAAAGCATATCAGCCAATATCACAAAAGACCATTTATCGTAACCCGCATTTTTTTGACAAGTGGCCGCCTAAATACTTAGCATGCCATGCAACGGCTAAAGATATTGGTAAAAATTAATCAGACAGCAGCAGTTCAAATTCA
The nucleotide sequence above comes from Bacteroidota bacterium. Encoded proteins:
- a CDS encoding dihydrofolate reductase, encoding MDRKVNLYIAMSLDGYIAGKDDNIDFLSVVETPGEDFGYAAFLQEIDTVIWGRKTFDKVLSFGGALPHADKSVFVISRSRTGKHEHAEYADDVVQLVKKLKAEPGKDIYCDGGAEIVFELLNHKLIDRLIVSVIPHLLGDGVRLFKANNVEQQLRFKKSLTFPSGLVQLWYDVKSESLNMQ